GGAGCGGGCTTGCCCCGCGATGGTTTTCAGTAGTCCACGCGCCCGGTATGGCTGTTCAGCGAAATCACCCGGGTCTTGCCGATGCGATGGCGGAAGATCTCGCGCAGGTACTTCACTGCCTTCTTCACGCACTCGCGCGACAGGCGGATATCGTTGATCGAGACGAAGCGGCTCTTGTCGTTGATCAGCTCGCGGTATTTCTTCTCGTACATCGGCTTGATCGCGTACCAGTTGGTGTCGAGGATCTTCGCCGGGTTCTCGAACTCGTTGAGCAGGTCGTCGATGCTGTCTTCATCGAAGTGCTCGCTGGTGATGAACTCCAGGATCGCGTTGTCCATGGTGTCGTCGAAGCGGTACGGGTTGCGCGCGAAGCAGCGCTTGATGAACGCCACGATCAGGGTCAGGAAGTCGTCCGACAGGCAAGGGCTCTTGGCGATCAGGGTGGTCAGTGACAGGTTGGCCGAGGCGCCGATCACCAACGCGTAGCGCTTGAGCGTGGTGTTGGGGAACAGGCTGTTGAGGTGGGTCTTGAGCCGGTTCAGGTCCATGTACGACAGCTTGTAGTCCTTGGGCAGGGAGACGATCGACACCACCGACGAGCAGTTCTTGAAGAAGTGCAGGTCGTGCAGGGCCGCGGCGTCGTAGCCCGAGGCCTGGTACTGCTCCAGCGCGGCGCGGTAGCGGCGCGACTCGATCGGCAGCAGGCTGATGCCCTCGATGGCCTGAGTCTGCTTGTTGAAATGCGGCAGGTCGATGGAGCGGAAGAACAGGTCGTCGATATCCAGGCGCGGCTGCTCGCGCTCGAACACCTTGAACTTGTCCGACCCTGCCGGTGGCACTTCCGGCACCACCGATTCGGCGTAGGCGATGGCCACGGGGCCGGCCAGGCTCATGAACAGGTCGTTGGCGTCCAGGCGAATGGTCTCGCCGATGTCGATGCCGGCGCGACGGAAGTAGTTCTGGTCGTAGTCGGTGGTCACCGCCTGGGCGGTGAGGATGTTGAAAATCTGCTGGGAGATGTACTGGTTGGCGTGCTTCTCCATGGCGTTGACGTCGATGTTCTGGATCGTGCCGTCATCGCTCTCCTCGGCGTAGCGCATGATGTCGTTGGAGATCAGCATCATCGCGTTCCATGGGCGGATACGGCCCATGACGCTGGCTTCGCTGCTGTCTTCATTGTCGAAGTTGTACGAGAAGTCCCATTCCTCCGACAGGTATTTGCATAGCAGGCGTCCGGCGTTGATGTGCAGCGCCTCGGACATTTCGCTGCGGTGGTCGGAGGCGTTGGGCAGCACGCAGATGCCGCTGGTGAAGATCGGCTCGAAGACGAACGAGTGCCCGCTCTTGCCGTCGTTCTCGTCGGCCGGCTTGGTGTCGAAGGTCTTGTTCATGTACGAGTACTGCTGGGCCAGGCCGAATTCCGAGGCCATCCCTGAACCTGTGCCGCCGCCGGCGCTGAAGATGTAGAAGTACAGGCGCGACTGGTTGGCCTTGATGCCGCAGGAGTCGATCAGGTACGAGTGGATCAGTTTCCAGTCGGCACTGGAGAAGCGCTGGGTGTCCTTGTTGAGGATGATCTTGGCCAGGTACTGGCCAAGGATCGGCGCGTTACCGGCACCCCCGGCATGCACCTCGGACAGGTCCATGATCTTCATCTTGCTGTAGTCACGCAGGAAGCCGCCACGCTCGCCCTTGCGCGAGAAGCGGATGCGCCCGGCGATGTCCTTGTCCAGGTCGCCCAGCATCACCAGCGGCTCGACCAGGAACACCGGCTTGGCGGCCTTGTTCTGCACCAGGCGCAGGTTCTGGCGGATCCAGCGCGCCGGGCTGTAGCCTGCTTCACCCTTGAAGCGGTCCTCGTTGTTGTACTCATTGAGGAAGAAGGTGCGGGCGTTGTATACCAGTTCCGCCACGTCCAGGGCGATGTTCGAGCCGCAGCGGCCCAGGCCAATCAGGCACACCGACGGGAACTGCTGCTCCAGGCGCAGCTGGTCCTCGTCCTCCACGTGCAGGTTCGGCGGAAACACCAGGTCGCGCAGGCCGTCGAGGTTGTCGAGGATGCGCTGGATGTCCTGCTCGGTGAAGTACAGGTACTGCTGCGCCGGCATGCTGCGGGCGGCGGGAAGGTCTCGAGCACTGCCGGCAGTCAGCGAAGTGGGGCTGAGGGTCGGCTCGGGGACCGCATTGGCAGAAGTGTTCGTAGAGGTCATAGTGCGCCATTTGCCTGGAGTGGTTGGCTTCCCGGTGATGCATGTCATCTAGCCATCACGGAGAAATTTCGCGACTTTATCAGTGCGTCTTTTTCTTATGCGATAGGGGGTTTCCTTAGTCGGACTAAGGTTTTTCCGTTCGCACCCGCATTGCATCGTCCGTTTGTCACGCTTCTTTAATCTGGAGTCGCTCATGAGTACTGCATTGCCTTCGTTGGGTTTTGCCGGGATTGGCCTGATGGGCCTGCCGATGTGCCGTCGGTTGCTGGCCGCCGGGTATCCGTTGACCGTGTGGAACCGCAGTCCGGGCAAGTGCGCCGAGCTGGTCGCCGCCGGTGCGCAACTGGCCGCCAGCCCCGCCGAGCTGTGCCAGGCGACGGACATGGTGCTGCTGTGCCTGGCCGACACGGCGGTGGTGCGCGAGGTGGTGTTCGGCGAGCAGGGCATCGTCCATGGCGGGCGCAGTGGTCAGCTGCTGGTGGACTTCTCCAGCCTGGAGCCAACCGCCACCCGTGAAATGGCCGCCGAGCTGGCCGCCCTGTGCGGCATGGCCTGGCTCGATGCACCGGTGTCCGGCGGCACGCCGGGGGCCGAGGCGGGTACCCTGGCGATCATGGTCGGCGGCGAGGCCGATGATCTCGAGCGGGCGCGGCCGGTGCTGCTGACCCTGGGCCAGCGGGTCACGCATATGGGCGCGGTGGGCGCCGGCCAGGTGACGAAGGCGTGCAACCAGATGATCGTGGCCTGCAATGCGCTGGTGATCGCCGAGGTGGTGGCCCTGGCCGAGCAGTCAGGGGTCGATGCGCGGCTGATCGCCGAGGCGCTGGCCGGTGGATTCGCCGACTCCAGGCCATTGCAGATCCTTGCCCCGCAGATGGCCGAGAGCCGCTTCGAGCCGGTCAAGTGGCACGTGCGCACCTTGCTCAAGGACCTCGATACCGCGGTGAAGTTTTCCCGCGAGCAGGGCTCGGCGACGCCGCTCAGTGGCCTCGCCGCGCAGCTGATGCGCCTGCACGGTAGCCAGGGTTATCTGCAAAAAGATCCGGCGACTCTGGTAACGCTGTATCGCAACAAGGACTGAGCTCGCCCGATTGGCGGTCGAGGCGTTCGAGGATCGGCCGTAGCTCGGCCAGCGGCACCGGCCGGCTGAGCAGGTAGCCCTGCAGGTAGTCGCAGCCATGGCTGGCGAGGAACTCATGCTGCTCGACGGTCTCGACGCCTTCGGTGACCACCTTCAGGTGCAGGGTGTGGGCCATGATGATGATTGCCTGGACGATTTCCCGGTCCTTCTGGCTGCCCGGCACGTCCTGGATGAACGAGCGGTCGATCTTCAGCACGTCCAGCGGCAGCCGTTTTAGGTAGGCCAATGACGAATAGCCGGTGCCGAAGTCGTCGATCGACAGCGCCACGCCCTGGGCGCGGATGCGCTTGAGCAGGCTGATGGTGTGATGAATGTCGCCCATCAGCGCGTTTTCGGTGACCTCCAGTTCCAGCTGGCGCGGCGCCAGGCCGGCCTGGAACAGCGCCATCTCCACCTCGGTGGCCAGCTCCTCGCGGCCGAGGGTGAGCGCCGAGCAGTTCACCGTGACCTTCAGTTCGCCATAGCCGTGGCGATTGAGCTGGGCCAGGTCCTCGCAGGCCCGGCGCAGCACCCACAGGTCCAGTTCGGCGATCAGGCCGTTGGCCTCGGCGATGCAGATGAAACGCTCGGGGCTGAGCAGGCCGTGCTGCGGGTGCTGCCAGCGTACCAGGGCCTCGAGCTTGGCCACCTGGCCGCTGCGCAGGTCGTAGATCGGCTGGTAGTGCACGCATAGGCCGCGCTCCTCGAACAGCGCCACGCGCAGTTCCTCCTCCAGTTGCAGCTCCAAGGTGGCACGGGTCTTCAGGCCGTTGTTGAAGAAGTTCAGGCTGTTGCGCCCGCAGCCTTTGGACTGGTACAGCGCCAGGTCGGCGTTCTTCAGCAGTTCCTCGGTGCTCTGGCCGTCATCGGGGAAGATGCTGATGCCGATGCTGGTGGTCATGACCATGCGCCGGCCCGCCAGGTCGATCGGCTCCTTCATCCGCTGCATGATGCGCTGGGCCAGGTGGCGGGCCTCGTCGCGGCTGTTGAGGCTGGTGACGATGCAGAACTCATCGCCACCGAAGCGCGCCACCAGGTCCTGACCGCGGGTGGCGGCCTTGATATGGCCGGCGATCACCTTGAGCAGTTCGTCGCCGGCGGCATGCCCGAGGCTGTCGTTGATGCGCTTGAAATGGTCGATGTCGAGGAACATCACCGCCAGCATGCCCTCATGGGCGGCCTGTTCGGCCAGGCGCTCGGCGAACACCTGGTTGAAGCCGCGGCGGTTGACCAGGTTGGTCAGGGCATCGTAGTGGGCTGCCTGCTGCAGCGAAGCCCGGGCCTGGTCGAGCTGGCTGAGCAACACATTGACCCGGCGCAGGTCGTGCTCCTTGCTCTGCAGCTTCTTGTCGGCCAGCGCCGCGCTGATGCTGCCAGCGCTGATCAGCAGGGTGATGACAGCGATGGTCAGTGCCAACTGCAGACTGTTGTCGGCCGAGGGCAGGCGCAGGGCGGTTTCGCCGGGAATCACCAGGGTCATGGCCGCCATGCCGGTGAAATGAGTCAGCACGATGCCGCCGGCCATCAGCAGGCTGGCGCCGTACTTGAGCAACAGGTGCAAGGTGCCGCTGCCCTTGCGGAAGTAGCGGGCCATCAGCAGCGCCACCAGGCTGACGAGCACGGCGATGCCGATGGAGGCGAGCAGCAGGCCGGTCTGGTAGTACTGCTGGGCGCTGGTCTGCAGGGCGGCCATGCCGGTGTAGTGCATGATGCTGATGCCCAGGCCGATGAACAGCGCGGTCTGCAGATAGTGGCGCAGGCGCATTTCGCTGCGATTGAGGCTGTTCATCGCCAGCCAGGCGGCGAGCAGGGCCACCAGCAGCGACAAGCCTGTCAGCGGTGCGTCGAAGTGGATCTCCAGTGGTGCCTGGAACGCCAGCATGCTGATGAAGTGCATGGCCCAGATCCCGCCGGCCAGGCAGCAGGCGCCAAGCACTCGCCATTGCCGACGGGCGAAGCGGTCCTCGCATTGGCTCTGGCGTTCGCTCATGTCCAGGGTGGCGAAACAGGCGGCGCTGGCCACGACGAAGGCGAGCAGCACCAGGAAGGGGTTGTGTCGGCAGTCGAGGATGATCTGTCCGGTCGCCGGCAGCTCGGCGAACAATTGCAGTCCCAGCCACTCCATTGCAGGCCTCTTCGTCGAGTCTTCACTCGTCCCCAAATAGCACGGATGGAGACTGTTCCTGCAGGAGTATAGAAACGGGTGCTTAAGCCTTCCTGATTAATGGCACTTTGATTTCTACCATTTGGATATGAAGGCAATAGCTGGATGGTCTAAATGAATATCGACTGGCCGAATCGATCGCGGGGCAAGCCCGCTCCCTCGAATCCCTGACGGGCTCGGGGGAGCGGGCTTGCCCCGCGATGACCTCTATTGAGATCAACCGGCGACAAGCACCCGGATCGCCTCAAGGCGCAGCGCCGCTTTGTCCAGCGCCGCCAGCCCTTCTTCACGCTGCTTGCGCAGGGCATCGATCTCGCTGTCACGCACGCTCGGATTCACGGCCTTCAGCGCGGTCAGGCGCGCCAGTTCCTCGTCGGCCTCGGCGGTGAGCCGCTGCCGGGCCTGGGCCACGCGTTCGTTGTGGGTCGGCAGGACCTTGGCCTCGCCGGCGGCGATGCGCTTGGCCAGCACGTCGCGCTGGGCCTGGACGAACTTGTTGGCGCTGGCCTTGGGCACGCTTTCGAGCTGGTCGTTGAGGGTTTCGAACGCCACCCGCGGGCCCAGGTCGTTGCCGTTGGTATCCAGCAGGCAGCGCAGCGCCGCCGGCGGCAGGTAACGGCCCAGCTGCAGGCTGCGGGGGGCGACCACTTCACTGACGTAGAGCAGTTCGAGCAGCACGGTGCCGGGCTTGAGCGCCTTGTTCTTGATCAGCGCAACCGCGGTGTTGCCCATCGAACCGGACAGCACCAGGTCCATGCCACCTTGGACCATCGGGTGTTCCCAGGTGAGGAACTGCATGTCCTCGCGCGACAGCGCCTGGCCACGGTCGTAGGTGATGGTCACGCCTTCGTCGTCGCCCAGCGGGAAGCTGGCATCGAGCATCTTCTCGCTCGGCTTGAGGATCAGGGCGTTTTCCGAATGGTCCTCGCTGTCGATGCCGAAGGCGTCGAACAGGGTTTCCATGTAGATCGGCAGGGCGAACTGGTCGTCCTGTTCGAGAATGGCCTCGACCAGCGCCTGGCCTTCGCCGGCACCGCCGGAGTTGAGCTCCAGCAGGCGGTCGCGGCCGGTATGCAGCTCGGCTTCCAGGCGCTCGCGCTCGGCGCGGGCCTCGGCCACCAGCTTGCTCCAGCTCTTCTCGTCACTGTCGGCCAGCAGTGGCAGCAGGCGCGGGCCGAACTGATGCTGCAGGGCGTTGCCGGTCGGGCAGGTGTTGAGAAAGGCGTTGAGGCCTTCGTGGTACCACTGGAACAGGCGCTCCTGCGGGCTGTCCTGCAGGTACGGGATGTGCAGCTGGATCGTGTGTTTCTGGCCGATCCGGTCGAGACGGCCGATGCGCTGCTCGAGCAGGTCGGGGTGCGCCGGCAGGTCGAACATCACCAGGTGGTGGGCGAACTGGAAGTTGCGGCCCTCACTGCCGATCTCGGAGCAGATCAGCACCTGGGCGCCGAATTCCTCATCGGCGAAATAGGCGGCGGCACGGTCGCGCTCGAGGATGCTCATGCCTTCATGGAACACCGTGGCCGGGATGCCGGAACGCACGCGCAGGGCGTCTTCCAGGTCCATGGCGGTCTCGGCGTGGGCGCAGATCACCAGGACCTTGGTGCGCTTGAGCATCTTCAGGGTGTCGATCAGCCAGTCGACCCGTGGATCGAAACGCCACCAGCGCTCGTCGTCGCCGGTCTCGCCCTGGGCCTGGAAGGCCACTTCCGGGTACAACTCGGCGCGCTCGCCCGAGGGCAGCTCGGCATAGGCGTCGGGGTTGGCCAGCGGGTAGGGGTGCAGCTGGCGCTCGGGGAAGCCCTGGATTGCCGCGCGGGTGTTGCGAAACAGCACGCGGCCGGTACCGTGGCGGTCGAGCAGCTCGCGGATCAGACGGGCGCTGGCCTGGCTGTCGCCATCGCTGACCGCGGCCAGCAGGGCTTCGCCTTCGGCACCGAGGAAGCCTTGGATAGTAGCGTGGGCCTTGGCCGACAGACGGCCTTCGTCGAGCAGTTCCTGCACCGCTTCAGCGACCGGGCGATAGTTTTCGCTCTCGGCACGGAAGGCGGCAAGGTCGTGGAAACGGTTGGGGTCGAGCAGGCGCAGGCGGGCGAAGTGGCTGTCCTGGCCGAGCTGTTCCGGGGTGGCGGTGAGCAGCAGCACGCCCGGGATGACCTGGGCCAGTTGCTCGACCAGCGCATACTCGGCGCTGGCCTGTTCCTCGTGCCAGACCAGGTGGTGTGCTTCGTCGACCACCATCAGGTCCCAGCCGGCGGCAAACAGCGCGTCCTGGGCCTTCTCGTCCTCGACCAGCCATTCCAGGGCGACCAGCGCCAACTGGGCATCCTCGAACGGGTTGCTGGCGTCGCTTTCGATGAAGCGCTCGGCGTCGAACAGTGCCACTTGCAGGTTGAAGCGTCGGCGCATTTCCACCAGCCACTGGTGCTGGAGGTTCTCGGGTACCAGGATCAGCACGCGATTGGCCCGCCCGGACAGCAGCTGGCGGTGGATTACCAGGCCAGCCTCGATGGTCTTGCCCAGGCCCACTTCGTCGGCCAGCAATACCCGGGGAGCGATGCGGTCGGCCACTTCACGGGCGATGTGCAACTGGTGGGCGATGGGTTGGGCGCGCACACCGCCCAGGCCCCACAAGGGGGAGAGCATCTGCTTGCTGGTGTGCTGCAGGGTGTTGTAGCGCAGCGAGAACCACGACAGCGGGTCGATCTGCCCGGCGAACAGGCGGTCGCTGGCAAGGCGGAACTGGATGAAGTTTGACAGCTGCGTCTCGGGCAGGGTGCGCGGCTGGTTCTGGCCATCGATGCCGTGGTAGACCATCAGGCCGTCGATGTCCTCGACTTCCTGCACGGTCAGCTTCCAGCCTTCGAAGTGGGTGATCAGGTCGCCGGGCGAGAAGCGCACGCGGGTCAGCGGCGCATTGCGTAGCGAGTACTGGCGGGTGTCGCCCGTGGCCGGGTAGAGCACGGTCAACAGACGGCCATCCTGCGCCAGGATGGTCCCAAGACCGAGCTCGGCTTCGCTGTCGCTGATCCAGCGTTGCCCCGGTTGATACTGCTGCGCCATACTGCCAAAACTCCCGCGATGAAAAAGCCGGCTATGTTAACGGATCGGCTTCGCCAGACCAATGAATGTGAAGAGTCTAGCGCTTTCATCGACGAATACCGTCCTGTCACGAGGGCCACGCGCCAACATGGTTGCCAAGCACCGCTGGTTGAACGTCACTCTGGGCCTGGGCAGCCTCGCGCTGCTGGCCGCCTGCGAACAGAAGAGCTTCGAAGTCCTGCCGCCGATTCCGGTCGAGCAACTCGAGGTGCTCGGTGTGCAGACACCGATCAAGAGTGTGCACTTCCACGACCGCGAGGGTGAAGGCCTGCTGGTGCTGAGCCGTGTCGATGGCCAGGCCACCGACCCCGACACCGAGGAGGAAGTCGACAAGGTGGTGCTCAAGGCCACCTTGTATGGCCGCGCCGCCGGCGGTGATGCTTTCAAGGCGCGCTGGCAGATCGAGCAGGAGACCACCTGCGCCGGACTGGACCTGGACGTCGACTTTTATACCGACGTCAGCGATGTCGGTGACCTGAACAAGGACGGCGTCGCCGAAGTCACCGTGGCCAGCCACGCCTTCTGCGGCGGCGGCATCGACCCCCACGACATCGCCATCGAGATGCGTGAGGGCCAAGCGATCTACACAATCACCGGCCAGTCGCTGATCAGCCCGCCCGGTGAAGACGCGTTCGGCGGCGAGCGCGAGGATAGCGCCTCGCTCAAGAGCGCCCCGCAGGTCGTGCGCGAGCACATGGACGCGGTCTGGCAGCAGGTCTACAAGCGGCCTTGGAGCGAGTCGAGCGCCGCGCCAGACGATGACCCGGACGACGAGGCGGAGTAATCCCGCGCTATAATCCAGCGCAGTGCGGCGCTGTGACACGCCGCACACCTTTGACCGCAGGTATTCAAGGCGGCGTACCACCAGCCGACAACCAGGCTACAGGAGACCCACCATGCTGCCGCCGATCATCCCGCTCAGTGCCGCCCCCGTGACCTCTCAACACGACCCGGTCAAGCCACCGCCGACCATTGCGCCGGTGGTACCCACGCAGCCGACCTCCAGCGATGGCACCATTGACCTGAAGAATCATCGTGATCCCCAAGAGCAGGCCCTGCTGCTGCGCGACGAGCAACGCCGTCAGCAAAAAAGGCGCAAGCAGGCTGAAGGCGATCGGTACGA
This window of the Pseudomonas mosselii genome carries:
- a CDS encoding NAD(P)-dependent oxidoreductase is translated as MSTALPSLGFAGIGLMGLPMCRRLLAAGYPLTVWNRSPGKCAELVAAGAQLAASPAELCQATDMVLLCLADTAVVREVVFGEQGIVHGGRSGQLLVDFSSLEPTATREMAAELAALCGMAWLDAPVSGGTPGAEAGTLAIMVGGEADDLERARPVLLTLGQRVTHMGAVGAGQVTKACNQMIVACNALVIAEVVALAEQSGVDARLIAEALAGGFADSRPLQILAPQMAESRFEPVKWHVRTLLKDLDTAVKFSREQGSATPLSGLAAQLMRLHGSQGYLQKDPATLVTLYRNKD
- a CDS encoding putative bifunctional diguanylate cyclase/phosphodiesterase, translating into MEWLGLQLFAELPATGQIILDCRHNPFLVLLAFVVASAACFATLDMSERQSQCEDRFARRQWRVLGACCLAGGIWAMHFISMLAFQAPLEIHFDAPLTGLSLLVALLAAWLAMNSLNRSEMRLRHYLQTALFIGLGISIMHYTGMAALQTSAQQYYQTGLLLASIGIAVLVSLVALLMARYFRKGSGTLHLLLKYGASLLMAGGIVLTHFTGMAAMTLVIPGETALRLPSADNSLQLALTIAVITLLISAGSISAALADKKLQSKEHDLRRVNVLLSQLDQARASLQQAAHYDALTNLVNRRGFNQVFAERLAEQAAHEGMLAVMFLDIDHFKRINDSLGHAAGDELLKVIAGHIKAATRGQDLVARFGGDEFCIVTSLNSRDEARHLAQRIMQRMKEPIDLAGRRMVMTTSIGISIFPDDGQSTEELLKNADLALYQSKGCGRNSLNFFNNGLKTRATLELQLEEELRVALFEERGLCVHYQPIYDLRSGQVAKLEALVRWQHPQHGLLSPERFICIAEANGLIAELDLWVLRRACEDLAQLNRHGYGELKVTVNCSALTLGREELATEVEMALFQAGLAPRQLELEVTENALMGDIHHTISLLKRIRAQGVALSIDDFGTGYSSLAYLKRLPLDVLKIDRSFIQDVPGSQKDREIVQAIIIMAHTLHLKVVTEGVETVEQHEFLASHGCDYLQGYLLSRPVPLAELRPILERLDRQSGELSPCCDTALPESPDLFADNPGYRAGASAARRGH
- the rapA gene encoding RNA polymerase-associated protein RapA produces the protein MAQQYQPGQRWISDSEAELGLGTILAQDGRLLTVLYPATGDTRQYSLRNAPLTRVRFSPGDLITHFEGWKLTVQEVEDIDGLMVYHGIDGQNQPRTLPETQLSNFIQFRLASDRLFAGQIDPLSWFSLRYNTLQHTSKQMLSPLWGLGGVRAQPIAHQLHIAREVADRIAPRVLLADEVGLGKTIEAGLVIHRQLLSGRANRVLILVPENLQHQWLVEMRRRFNLQVALFDAERFIESDASNPFEDAQLALVALEWLVEDEKAQDALFAAGWDLMVVDEAHHLVWHEEQASAEYALVEQLAQVIPGVLLLTATPEQLGQDSHFARLRLLDPNRFHDLAAFRAESENYRPVAEAVQELLDEGRLSAKAHATIQGFLGAEGEALLAAVSDGDSQASARLIRELLDRHGTGRVLFRNTRAAIQGFPERQLHPYPLANPDAYAELPSGERAELYPEVAFQAQGETGDDERWWRFDPRVDWLIDTLKMLKRTKVLVICAHAETAMDLEDALRVRSGIPATVFHEGMSILERDRAAAYFADEEFGAQVLICSEIGSEGRNFQFAHHLVMFDLPAHPDLLEQRIGRLDRIGQKHTIQLHIPYLQDSPQERLFQWYHEGLNAFLNTCPTGNALQHQFGPRLLPLLADSDEKSWSKLVAEARAERERLEAELHTGRDRLLELNSGGAGEGQALVEAILEQDDQFALPIYMETLFDAFGIDSEDHSENALILKPSEKMLDASFPLGDDEGVTITYDRGQALSREDMQFLTWEHPMVQGGMDLVLSGSMGNTAVALIKNKALKPGTVLLELLYVSEVVAPRSLQLGRYLPPAALRCLLDTNGNDLGPRVAFETLNDQLESVPKASANKFVQAQRDVLAKRIAAGEAKVLPTHNERVAQARQRLTAEADEELARLTALKAVNPSVRDSEIDALRKQREEGLAALDKAALRLEAIRVLVAG
- a CDS encoding M949_RS01915 family surface polysaccharide biosynthesis protein, translating into MVAKHRWLNVTLGLGSLALLAACEQKSFEVLPPIPVEQLEVLGVQTPIKSVHFHDREGEGLLVLSRVDGQATDPDTEEEVDKVVLKATLYGRAAGGDAFKARWQIEQETTCAGLDLDVDFYTDVSDVGDLNKDGVAEVTVASHAFCGGGIDPHDIAIEMREGQAIYTITGQSLISPPGEDAFGGEREDSASLKSAPQVVREHMDAVWQQVYKRPWSESSAAPDDDPDDEAE